The bacterium genome contains a region encoding:
- a CDS encoding HD domain-containing protein: MLSELIKKEETQGILDKLSKISEFIFYLLDDGGTIILQSKEESNEITIPSKEKYLYLINQIEINPNQTIINKQKDYIEYACPVVINDVISGIILGYQKKRSKFVKTSDLCMQLIKDIIVQTSQKEFEINNLASEIASNYEELTLLYEISSILRNIVDIKVVANTILQEALHVLQAKKGSLMLMSDDRKYLKIVASVGIDKEIIEQTTIKVGEGIAGYVAQEKTSLLVEDITKEKRIKFNKKGDYKTTSFLSTPLVCVPLKRGKESIIGVISISEHEEGRVFTSGDLKLLSALADQAAIAIENACLFHYVKELFLSTVSSLTSAIDAKDHYTKGHSEEVMAIALAIAKELKFSEEEMEKIQLGALLHDIGKIGIPEKILLKSDKLSLKELNVMRKHPVGGVEIMKHVSQLAEIIPAMASHHERYDGKGYPQKLKGKEIPLSGRIISVADAFSAMTSDRPYRKKIDREEAINKIIKNKGKQFDPVIVDALVRAYNNNMLFSAEGTKNFEETKKMHPFKIS; the protein is encoded by the coding sequence ATGTTAAGTGAACTTATCAAGAAAGAAGAAACCCAAGGGATTTTAGATAAGTTATCTAAAATAAGTGAGTTTATCTTTTATCTTCTCGATGATGGAGGAACTATTATTCTCCAAAGTAAGGAAGAAAGTAACGAAATAACCATTCCTTCCAAAGAAAAATATCTTTACCTCATTAATCAAATTGAAATCAATCCTAACCAGACGATAATTAATAAACAAAAAGATTACATAGAGTATGCTTGTCCTGTCGTTATTAACGATGTAATTTCAGGAATAATTTTAGGCTATCAAAAAAAAAGAAGTAAATTTGTAAAAACATCTGATTTGTGTATGCAACTAATTAAGGATATCATCGTCCAAACTTCTCAAAAGGAATTTGAGATAAATAACTTAGCTTCAGAGATTGCGAGTAATTATGAAGAATTAACTCTTTTATATGAAATCAGCAGCATTTTGAGAAATATTGTAGATATTAAGGTAGTAGCTAATACCATTTTACAGGAAGCTTTACATGTTCTTCAAGCAAAAAAAGGTTCTCTGATGTTAATGAGTGATGATCGTAAATATCTTAAGATAGTAGCTTCGGTAGGCATAGATAAAGAGATTATTGAGCAAACAACGATTAAAGTAGGGGAAGGAATAGCAGGTTATGTTGCCCAAGAGAAGACTTCTTTGTTAGTAGAAGATATAACTAAAGAAAAAAGGATAAAATTCAATAAAAAAGGAGATTATAAGACTACTTCTTTCTTGAGCACCCCTTTAGTTTGCGTCCCTTTAAAGAGGGGAAAAGAGTCTATTATTGGGGTGATAAGTATTAGTGAGCATGAAGAGGGAAGGGTATTTACTTCAGGAGATTTGAAGTTGTTATCTGCCTTAGCTGATCAAGCGGCAATAGCTATTGAGAATGCCTGTCTTTTTCATTATGTAAAGGAGTTATTTTTAAGCACCGTGTCTTCCTTGACTTCGGCTATAGATGCTAAAGATCATTATACCAAAGGTCATTCAGAAGAAGTTATGGCTATAGCTTTGGCTATTGCTAAGGAACTAAAATTCTCAGAGGAGGAAATGGAAAAGATTCAATTAGGAGCCTTGTTACATGATATCGGTAAAATTGGTATTCCAGAAAAAATTCTCTTAAAATCAGATAAGTTATCCTTAAAAGAATTAAACGTGATGAGAAAACATCCTGTCGGAGGAGTGGAAATTATGAAGCATGTAAGTCAATTAGCTGAAATTATTCCTGCTATGGCTTCTCATCATGAGCGATATGATGGTAAAGGTTATCCTCAAAAGCTCAAGGGAAAAGAAATTCCTCTTTCAGGTAGGATCATTTCAGTAGCCGATGCCTTTTCGGCTATGACCTCAGATCGACCTTATCGAAAAAAGATTGATCGAGAGGAAGCAATAAATAAGATTATAAAAAATAAAGGAAAACAGTTTGATCCGGTAATAGTAGATGCCTTAGTTAGAGCTTACAATAATAATATGCTTTTTTCTGCTGAAGGAACAAAGAATTTTGAAGAAACAAAGAAGATGCATCCTTTCAAAATTTCATAG
- a CDS encoding DDE-type integrase/transposase/recombinase — MGLEAIYLVAIMDWFSRYVISWQLSTSLEIDFFLLALDEALKSGCPEIFNTDQGSQFTSLSFNHILIDKSIKISMDGRGRSHDNIFTERL; from the coding sequence ATGGGGCTTGAGGCAATCTACCTGGTGGCCATCATGGATTGGTTTAGCCGTTACGTGATCTCTTGGCAGTTGTCAACCAGTCTTGAGATAGACTTTTTCCTATTAGCCTTAGATGAGGCCTTGAAATCGGGCTGCCCAGAGATATTTAACACTGACCAGGGATCACAGTTTACCAGTTTATCCTTCAACCACATACTTATAGATAAAAGCATTAAGATAAGCATGGATGGTAGAGGTAGATCGCACGATAACATATTTACCGAAAGGCTCTGA